The following proteins come from a genomic window of Halictus rubicundus isolate RS-2024b chromosome 8, iyHalRubi1_principal, whole genome shotgun sequence:
- the Osa gene encoding trithorax group protein osa isoform X3 produces MAATQAESQQNDVKLNESVKCAQKRPQVGGNSASVNAKQQLDPEPGDKVPRGAAQLLKYVNRGGDTGFEMSQYREDIGGHTAGEVKSPREAGQAPQESIGKQEPLDAPGHPNHPGHPFTSNVIRDYSDEYTNKSNEFPSKSLTDYPTKQIPEYVGKHGDFPGKQLEYHGKHLIHESERVHRADMEEHYAASKIESRLAYVGATPTSFPGQPRFLSGQSISQATGPTPTLNQLLQASTPVHRFHGNYPGMGPETYQQPWPIQRPPVVPPVYPQPGQRPPQTGSPRLHAGPGGPSSPTPMPYQQYTQRYSSPSRPHAPYTHHQINSYTTQTSHPSSLYTEQRGWNQGGPPNPPPPPSNQANPSSQSPQRALSQSPAPPPSASPQPQSGQSQSFHNLQQRSTTPNTQGIDSGELSGQNSNDSSNGPACPGTPNSQGMRPTPSPTGSTGSRSMSPAVGQQNVVQMPPRPSSSQSDGSGPARMSHSPMTTQVAYQQPLGPSPHMHTYKMNNTGPGVVQPGPGATNLGGINPMGGGMGYAAGGTAAGQPGGYHAQSTYPPPRPHVQFPQGYPSPANSQPPPNNQYQTPNRPNNLVQYPPYTHKMGFNSVPPGMPPSPGPPQVYGSSNTTGMVPPGTPGVTVIGNMGPPASSMGPPPPSPNHVSSQPPPTSSAVPHLHTPAATPPLNHEGSPMPPPSTTPNSHPTSTPTSTSHSDLTTETSNDNGITTTASVTSSINVTSTSSGTVTSVITTGPDGTSLDEGSQQSTLSNASAASGEDPAFTPKVRKEMMGGYHSHPTTPQSTVPSPGAASINSIHEEYPDMNSPGWPRTPASPVFNSHVPQDPYRSKKPDSLAKLYEMDDSMERRTWLDKLVNFMEERRTPITSCPTISKNPLDLFRLYLYVKERGGFMEVTKNKTWKDIAGSLGIGASSSAAYTLRKHYTKHLLAYECHFDRGGVDPQPIINQVEAGSKKKGSKGTASVPSPGSSNSQDSFPAAGSSNASMDGYGSYQSGYTGGTPGGPSSEYTPPPPRPPSQSSAPSPHQGIQQTSYQNTGSYQNYPQDQYIRPQGNTLSQQGEFNQPYSPRSHYSPYVPDVDRGYPGGNMPPNNASGQDIYNRYSSSQQAGSYPAGTPPNARSNSYPSAPQTHPATVPQQTTTSQPSSPSQPSATSSYSCPQDYYRQEQGGYGAPAGTQIYSGGASANKNMPPPPPGPNPPRRHPDFAKDQQYPQYNQPRPTYPGWPNTTNQYNNSSASSRVPYTSQQPQSQSQPPQPPSQQPTPPVGPVSSTPAAGAIASNQQWGSQQPNRTTPQPTLNAIAHAPPPWDHRYSNQPSPLYPAPGNHQTQLGINPMISQQPTSKREMTFPPDSVEAVTPLIYKRRKLTRADVAPVEAWRIMMALRSGLLAESCWALDVLNILLFDDSSVSYFGLTHLPGLLDVLLEHFSRSLSDMFESTVNEEDRNWNQSAEGPEVDLGAVTRPIDPEDRTKLLSSSNYTFLSRRGRPVKIISRDEDLFVLDTRRTWDHQECESETEPWQVDTCTTKYIVTCFQSEIGSVPFARLLRDEKPPLLQKEVECTDSKDETKVDSNTLETSSEFSSQKAAELGDKPKEASEKKQLDKKKKTKTLSDVLSRIKKEPVEMNDLTRELFEKKNDGFKKECETESAKVNNNMGEHFSDIQKSEEELIPTQNGLNDAATANVEIEKPEIKVENEDQQESISKEDDNKEGPRLKIRDAAGTLKRRQINDYEDESYSRDEASLYLVTETQDNLARRCVCLSTILRNLTFIPGNEAEFAKNVTFLSLLGKLLLLHHEHPARTQKTRNYDREEDADFADSCSSLQGESEWWWDFLHHIRENVLVMAANIAGHLDLSQHPEEISRPVLDGLLHWAVCPAAHGQDPFPTVGPNSSLSPQRLALEALCKLCVTECNVDLVVATPPYSRLQRLCSVLTRLLCRSEEQVLREFGVNLLHFLSAADSGVARTIALQTPCVALLVAFIEQAESSALGVVNQHGLAALRDNPESMGTSLDMLRRAAGTLLNLARHPDNRTLLLQHESRLLALVMSQILDQQVAAIVARVLFQCSRGA; encoded by the exons ATGGCTGCGACGCAAGCCGAGAGCCAACAAAACGATGTGAAGCTGAACGAGTCCGTGAAATGCGCACAGAAACGTCCGCAAGTCGGTGGGAATAGTGCGAGTGTTAACGCGAAGCAGCAGCTGGATCCAGAGCCGGGTGATAAAGTGCCCCGGGGCGCGGCCCAGCTGCTTAAATATGTGAATCGCGGCGGGGACACGGGTTTCGAGATGAGTCAATACCGCGAGGACATTGGTGGACACACTGCCGGTGAGGTAAAATCACCCAGAGAGGCTGGCCAGGCGCCTCAAGAATCTATCGGCAAGCAGGAGCCTCTCGACGCGCCCGGTCATCCGAACCATCCCGGACATCCGTTCACGTCGAACGTAATACGCGACTACTCGGACGAGTATACTAACAAATCGAACGAGTTTCCCTCCAAGTCGTTGACCGATTATCCGACCAAGCAGATACCGGAATACGTGGGAAAGCATGGAGATTTTCCAGGGAAACAATTGGAGTATCATGGTAAACACTTAATACATGAAAGCGAAAGAGTCCACCGAGCAGACATGGAAGAGCATTATGCAGCTTCCAAGATTGAATCCCGATTGGCATACGTAGGGGCTACTCCGACTAGCTTCCCGGGCCAGCCAAGGTTTCTGTCTGGCCAAAGTATATCGCAAGCCACTGGTCCGACCCCGACGTTAAATCAGTTGCTTCAAGCATCTACGCCAGTGCATCGGTTTCATGGAAATTATCCTGGAATGGGACCGGAGACTTATCAACAACCCTGGCCTATTCAACGACCACCGGTTGTTCCTCCAGTTTACCCTCAACCTGGTCAACGACCACCGCAGACG GGGTCACCAAGATTACACGCTGGGCCTGGGGGACCAAGTTCTCCGACTCCTATGCCATATCAACAATACACACAACGTTATTCTTCTCCTTCGAGACCCCATGCGCCGTATACTCACCATCAG ATAAACTCATACACCACGCAAACCAGTCATCCTTCCAGTCTGTACACAGAGCAGAGGGGATGGAACCAAGGTGGACCACCAAATCCACCACCACCTCCATCCAATCAAGCTAATCCTTCCAGTCAGTCGCCACAACGTGCTCTTTCTCAATCTCCAGCACCGCCACCTTCAGCATCTCCACAACCACAATCTGGCCAATCACAG AGTTTCCACAATCTACAGCAAAGATCCACAACACCGAATACTCAAGGAATTGATTCAGGG GAATTATCTGGGCAAAACAGTAACGATAGTTCGAATGGACCAGCTTGTCCAGGAACACCGAACTCGCAGGGGATGAGACCAACCCCTTCACCTACAGGATCCACAGGTTCTCGCTCGATGTCCCCTGCTGTCG GCCAACAAAACGTTGTTCAGATGCCTCCACGCCCGTCGAGTAGCCAGTCAGATGGTAGTGGACCAGCACGAATGAGTCATTCTCCTATGACAACTCAAG TAGCATACCAGCAACCATTGGGTCCTTCGCCACACATGCACACCTATAAAATGAATAACACCGGTCCTGGTGTGGTTCAGCCAGGACCCGGTGCTACGAATCTTGGCGGGATAAACCCTATGGGTGGTGGGATGGGATATGCAGCTGGTGGAACGGCTGCCGGTCAGCCTGGGGGTTATCACGCGCAAAGTACCTATCCTCCTCCACGTCCGCATGTACAATTTCCACAGGGATATCCATCACCAGCTAATTCACAACCACCACCTAATAATCAATACCAGACACCCAACAGACCCAACAATTTGGTGCAATATCCCCCGTATACG CATAAAATGGGATTTAATAGTGTACCGCCAGGTATGCCACCCAGTCCTGGACCACCTCAGGTTTATGGGAGTAGCAATACAACAGGTATGGTACCTCCTGGCACCCCTGGTGTGACTGTGATCGGCAACATGGGACCTCCAGCTAGCTCCATGGGCCCTCCTCCACCTTCGCCCAATCATGTCAGTAGTCAGCCACCTCCGACAAGCTCGGCTGTACCGCATTTACACACTCCTGCAGCTACACCACCTCTAAATCACGAGGGAAGCCCAATGCCTCCACCGAGTACAACTCCTAATTCGCATCCTACTTCGACGCCAACTTCGACGAGTCATTCGGACCTTACTACGGAAACCTCGAACGACAACGGCATAACAACCACGGCTTCAG TAACATCATCGATTAACGTCACATCCACTTCGAGTGGTACTGTCACATCTGTAATAACGACCGGTCCTGATGGCACGTCCTTGGACGAGGGTTCTCAACAATCTACATTGTCAAACGCATCGGCTG CTTCTGGAGAAGACCCAGCATTTACACCAAAGGTCCGGAAAGAAATGATGGGAGGTTATCACAGCCATCCAACTACACCACAAAGTACAGTTCCGTCGCCTGGCGCCGCGAGTATCAATTCGATTCACGAAGAATATCCCGACATGAACAGCCCTGGTTGGCCACGTACACCTGCTAGTCCT GTTTTTAACAGTCATGTGCCTCAAGACCCGTACAGATCTAAG AAACCAGATAGTTTGGCGAAATTGTACGAAATGGACGACTCGATGGAACGAAGAACATGGCTGGACAAATTAGTTAACTTTATGGAAGAACGAAGAACACCAATTACAAGCTGTCCTACCATCTCCAAGAACCCCCTCGACCTATTTCGGCTATACCTCTACGTCAAAGAGAGGGGGGGCTTCATGGAG GTGACAAAGAACAAAACGTGGAAAGACATAGCGGGGTCGCTcggcatcggtgcgagtagtaGCGCAGCGTACACGCTACGAAAACACTACACGAAACACTTGTTGGCGTACGAATGCCACTTCGACCGTGGAGGTGTGGATCCACAGCCCATCATAAACCAAGTCGAAGCTGGCTCGAAGAAGAAAGGATCAAAGGGAACTGCTTCTGTACCCTCGCCGG GGTCTTCCAATTCACAAGATTCCTTCCCTGCTGCTGGATCGAGTAATGCTTCCATGGATGGTTATGGAAGTTACCAGAGTGGTTACACCGGCGGTACACCTGGAGGACCTTCTTCGGAGTACACGCCTCCTCCTCCTAGACCGCCCAGCCAGAGTAGTGCTCCTTCCCCTCATCAAG GTATACAACAAACCAGTTACCAGAACACAGGTTCCTACCAAAACTATCCCCAGGATCAGTACATCCGCCCTCAAGGAAACACCCTGTCTCAACAGGGGGAGTTCAATCAACCTTACTCACCGAGGTCGCATTATTCACCTTACGTACCGGACGTCGACAG GGGTTATCCTGGAGGGAACATGCCACCGAACAACGCCAGTGGACAGGATATATACAATAGATATAGTAGTAGTCAACAAGCTGGAAGCTACCCGGCAGGAACACCGCCCAACGCCAGAAGTAACAGCTACCCGTCTGCGCCGCAGACACATCCGGCTACTGTACCGCAACAAACGACTACCAGTCAACCTTCTTCACCCTCCCAGCCTTCCGCTACTTCGTCTTATTCGTGCCCACAAGATTACTATCGACAGGAACAG GGAGGATATGGAGCTCCAGCAGGGACACAAATATATTCAGGAGGCGCGAGTGCAAACAAGAACATGCCTCCGCCACCGCCAGGTCCAAACCCGCCTAGGCGCCATCCTGATTTTGCCAAAGACCAACAGTATCCTCAATATAATCAACCAAGACCAACGTATCCAG GATGGCCAAATACAACCAACCAGTACAACAACAGTAGCGCGAGCAGTAGGGTACCGTACACATCGCAACAACCGCAATCGCAATCACAACCGCCACAGCCACCTTCGCAGCAACCGACGCCACCGGTCGGTCCTGTGTCTTCTACGCCTGCAGCAGGAGCAATCGCTAGTAATCAGCAATGGGGTAGTCAGCAACCAAATAGAACTACTCCTCAACCGACTCTGAACGCTATAGCGCACGCTCCTCCTCCGTGGGATCATCGATACTCGAATCAACCGTCCCCCCTTTATCCTGCACCTGGTAATCACCAG ACTCAGCTCGGAATCAACCCCATGATAAGTCAACAACCTACATCGAAAAGAGAAATGACATTCCCTCCTGACAGCGTGGAAGCGGTGACCCCACTTATCTATAAGCGGCGGAAGCTGACACGAGCCGACGTTGCGCCTGTCGAAGCTTGGCGCATAATGATGGCTTTACGATCTGGCCTATTAGCTGAAAGTTGTTGGGCCCTTGACGTACTAAACATATTATTATTTGACGACTCTTCT GTAAGTTATTTTGGATTGACGCATTTGCCGGGGCTGCTGGACGTCCTGCTGGAACATTTTTCGCGTTCCCTGTCGGACATGTTCGAGTCGACGGTGAACGAGGAGGATCGCAACTGGAACCAATCGGCGGAGGGGCCGGAAGTGGATTTGGGCGCCGTGACACGACCGATCGATCCGGAAGATCGAACGAAACTTTTGTCCTCGTCGAACTACACGTTCCTGTCGAGAAGGGGTCGTCCGGTGAAAATCATTTCAagggacgaggacctgttcgttCTGGACACACGGAGGACTTGGGATCACCAGGAGTGCGAATCCGAGACCGAACCTTGGCAAGTCGACACCTGCACCACGAAATACATAGTGACCTGCTTTCAGTCCGAGATCGGATCGGTACCGTTCGCGCGTCTCCTCAGAGACGAGAAGCCACCGTTGTTGCAGAAGGAGGTCGAATGTACAGACTCGAAGGACGAAACCAAAGTCGATTCGAACACGCTCGAGACGTCGTCGGAGTTCTCGTCGCAGAAGGCCGCCGAACTCGGCGACAAGCCGAAGGAGGCCAGCGAGAAGAAACAGCTcgacaagaagaagaaaacgaaaacgTTGAGCGACGTTTTGTCCAGGATCAAGAAGGAACCGGTGGAGATGAACGATTTGACGAGGGAGCTGTTCGAGAAGAAGAACGACGGTTTCAAGAAAGAGTGTGAAACCGAGAGTGCGAAGGTGAACAACAATATGGGCGAGCACTTCTCGGACATACAAAAGTCCGAGGAGGAGCTGATCCCGACGCAGAACGGGTTGAACGACGCGGCGACGGCGAACGTCGAGATTGAGAAGCCCGAGATCAAGGTGGAGAACGAGGATCAGCAAGAGTCGATATCGAAAGAGGACGATAATAAGGAGGGACCAAGATTAAAAATAAGAGATGCGGCGGGTACGTTGAAGAGGAGACAAATAAACGATTACGAGGACGAGAGTTACTCGAGGGACGAGGCGAGCTTGTACCTCGTCACCGAGACACAGGACAACCTGGCTCGTCGTTGCGTCTGCTTGTCCACGATATTAAGGAATCTCACGTTCATACCGGGCAACGAGGCCGAATTCGCGAAGAATGTGACGTTCTTGAGCTTGCTCGGTAAGCTGTTGCTGTTGCATCACGAGCATCCGGCCAGGACACAGAAGACGCGGAACTACGACCGGGAAGAGGACGCGGATTTCGCCGACAGTTGCAGTAGCCTGCAAGGCGAGAGCGAATGGTGGTGGGATTTTCTCCATCACATAAGAGAAAACGTGCTGGTGATGGCGGCGAACATAGCCGGCCATTTGGATCTGAGTCAGCACCCGGAGGAGATATCACGGCCGGTGTTGGACGGTCTTCTGCATTGGGCGGTATGTCCAGCCGCTCACGGCCAGGATCCGTTCCCGACCGTCGGCCCAAACTCGTCGTTGTCGCCTCAGAGATTAGCGTTGGAGGCTCTCTGTAAGCTTTGTGTTACCGAGTGCAACGTGGACCTAGTCGTTGCGACGCCACCGTACTCCAGGCTTCAGAGACTCTGCTCCGTGTTGACCAGGCTACTATGCCGGAGCGAGGAGCAAGTGCTGCGCGAGTTCGGCGTGAATCTGCTCCATTTCCTCTCGGCGGCCGACAGCGGGGTGGCGCGCACCATAGCACTGCAAACGCCGTGCGTTGCGTTACTGGTCGCGTTCATCGAGCAGGCGGAATCGAGCGCGCTCGGGGTCGTGAACCAACACGGATTAGCCGCGTTACGGGACAATCCTGAGTCTATGGGAACCAGCCTGGACATGCTGAGACGCGCGGCCGGCACGCTGCTCAACCTTGCCAGGCATCCGGACAACAGGACTCTGCTGTTACAGCACGAGTCACGGCTACTTGCCCTGGTGATGAGTCAGATATTGGATCAGCAGGTGGCCGCGATCGT